One region of Ornithorhynchus anatinus isolate Pmale09 chromosome X5, mOrnAna1.pri.v4, whole genome shotgun sequence genomic DNA includes:
- the LOC100092799 gene encoding olfactory receptor 14A16-like → MSNITTVTEFLLLGFSDIRELQLIHTALFLLVYLAALMGNLLIIAVTTLDRHFHTPMYFFLKNLSILDLGYISVTVPKSILNSLTNVNSISLLGCAAQVFLVFLFAGSEMALLTVMSHDRYVAICRPLHYEVIMPHGACVRMLAASWFGSCLNAIMYTTSTFSLSFCGPNIVHQFFCDGPQLLRLACSTDRVTEDVSLAITVGLSFFCFVLIVGSYIRIFSAVLRMPSVAGRSKAFSTCLPHLVVVTLFLMSGSFAYLKPITDSPSAPDLLVSVFYAMVPPTLNPLIYSLRNRDMKAAMGTLLWPKHLPKEKTPIG, encoded by the coding sequence ATGTCTAACATCACAACAGTGACAGAATTCCTCCTCCTGGGGTTCTCCGACATCCGGGAGTTGCAGCTGATCCACACTGCGCTGTTCCTCCTGGTCTATCTTGCAGCCCTGATGGGGAATCTCCTCATCATTGCTGTCACCACCCTTGACCGGCActtccacacccccatgtacttcttcctcaagaACCTGTCCATCCTTGACCTTGGCTACATCTCCGTCACAGTCCCCAAATCcatcctcaattccctcacaaATGTCAATTCCATCTCTCTGCTGGGCTGCGCTGCCCAGGTATTCCTCGTGTTTTTATTCGCTGGATCAGAGATGGCCCTGCTCACGGTGATGTCCCACGACCGCTATGTCGCCATCTGCCGCCCCCTGCACTATGAGGTCATCATGCCCCACGGGGCCTGTGTACGTATGTTGGCTGCTTCTTGGTTCGGCAGCTGTTTGAATGCCATCATGTACACAACCAGCACCTTCTCTCTATCCTTCTGTGGCCCCAACATTGTCCACCAGTTCTTCTGCGATGGCCCCCAGTTGCTAAGACTTGCATGTTCCACTGACCGTGTCACAGAAGATGTGAGTTTAGCCATCACCGTTGGCTTATCTTTCTTCTGCTTCGTGCTCATCGTGGGCTCCTACATCCGCATCTTCTCAGCCGTGCTGAGGATGCCATCGGTGGCGGGCCgctccaaagccttctccacctgcctgccccacctGGTTGTCGTCACTCTGTTCCTCATGTCTGGCAGCTTTGCCTATCTAAAGCCGATAACAGACTCTCCCTCTGCACCGGACCTGCTGGTGTCTGTGTTCTATGCCATGGTGCCCCCTACCCTTAATCCCCTCATCTACAGCTTGAGGAACCGAGACATGAAGGCAGCAATGGGGACTCTGCTATGGCCAAAACATTTGCCAAAGGAGAAAACACCTATCGGATAA
- the LOC100092796 gene encoding putative olfactory receptor 14L1: MDNCTSVTEFFLLGFSNSRELQLVYATMFLLVYLASLMGNLLIITVITHDRHLHTPMYFFLKNLSFIDLCYISVTVPKSILNGLTGSGSISLLGCVLQVFWVTFLACAELLLLTAMSYDRYIAICCPLRYDSIMNRGASVKMVAVSWLGGSFNGFLHTAASCTLPFCGSNVIHQFFCEIPQLLKLSSSRRNVPELAVTVVSAVLVLFSFIAIIISYVRIFSAVMKISSVEGQSKAFSTCLPHLLVFTTFLITCVFEYLKPTSDSPSILDVLLSVFYTVVPPTLNPLIYSLRNMDMKAAIGKFMGSCRIR; this comes from the coding sequence ATGGACAATTGTACCTCGGTGACGGAATTCTTTCTCCTGGGGTTCTCCAACAGCAGGGAGCTGCAGCTGGTGTATGCCACGATGTTCCTCCTGGTTTACCTGGCATCCCTGATGGGGAATCTCCTCATCATCACCGTTATCACCCACGACCGGCACCTCCACACCCCtatgtacttcttcctcaagaacctttCTTTCATTGATCTCTGTTACATTTCTGTCACCGTCCCCAAATCCATCCTCAATGGATTGACCGGCAGTGGGTCCATCTCTCTCCTGGGGTGTGTTCTGCAGGTGTTTTGGGTTACTTTCCTTGCATGTGCTGAGCTGCTCTTACTCACAGCCATGTCCTATGATCGCTATATTGCCATCTGCTGTCCTTTGCGCTATGACAGCATCATGAACCGAGGGGCCAGTGTGAAAATGGTTGCTGTGTCCTGGCTTGGTGGAAGCTTCAATGGCTTCCTTCACACAGCagcatcttgtactctccccttcTGTGGGTCCAATGTGATCCACCAGTTCTTCTGTGAAATCCCCCAACTCCTAAAACTCTCCAGCTCTAGAAGGAATGTGCCTGAATTGGCAGTCACAGTGGTATCTGCAGTTCTTGTCCTTTTTAGTTTTATAGCCATCATCATCTCTTATGTTCGCATCTTCTCTGCCGTGATGAAGATCTCATCTGTAGAGGGTCAGTCCAAAGCCTTCTCTACCTGCCTGCCCCATCTCCTCGTTTTCACCACTTTTCTGATCACCTGTGTCTTTGAGTATTTAAAGCCAACGTCAGACTCTCCCTCCATCCTGGATGTGCTGCTGTCTGTCTTTTACACTGTGGTGCCCCCCACCCTGAACCCCCTAATTTACAGTCTGAGGAACATGGACATGAAGGCTGCAATTGGGAAATTTATGGGTTCCTGCAGAATCAGGTAG
- the ORNANAV1R3064 gene encoding vomeronasal 1 receptor ornAnaV1R3064 yields the protein MNATEISLGILYLLKFTTGVSMNVFLLLFYCRVISTSPKINSSDLILAHLTLANTIVLLILGIPETLSAWGLRNFLGDTGCKIIMYLFRVARGLAICTTCLLSVFQAVTISPGTSQWAGVKAKLPRCIIPSCVLSWILNLLVEFDTLLNMTGPQSSNSVQIMLDLKYCSKVSDSSKIHVLIAVVRSLRDMFFVGLMIVTSGYMVFVLHRHHRQVRHLQGPSHPARAMPEVRAAKRVIVFVTLYVILYGRQSIMLSVLLTLKGYSPLLVKSHMVLSFTFSTISPFLIIHGDRRIRMFRKRESLVSDMEPS from the coding sequence ATGAATGCCACCGAGATCTCTTTGGGGATTCTGTATCTGCTAAAATTCACCACTGGGGTCTCAATGAATGTCTTCCTCCTGCTGTTTTATTGCCGTGTGATCTCCACAAGTCCCAAGATCAATTCTTCAGACTTGATCCTGGCCCACCTGACCTTGGCCAACACCATAGTGCTTCTTATCCTTGGAATCCCAGAGACCCTTTCAGCTTGGGGACTGAGAAACTTCCTGGGTGATACTGGGTGTAAGATCATCATGTACCTTTTTCGAGTGGCGCGGGGCctggccatctgcaccacctgcctcctgagcgtcttccaggccgtcaccATCAGTCCCGGCACCTCCCAGTGGGCAGGAGTCAAAGCCAAATTACCCAGGTGCATCATCCCCTCCTGcgtcctctcctggatcctcaATCTGCTTGTAGAGTTTGACACCCTGTTGAATATGACAGGCCCTCAGAGCAGCAACAGTGTTCAAATAATGCTAGATTTAAAATACTGCTCAAAAGTTAGTGACAGTTCAAAAATCCACGTGCTAATTGCAGTTGTCCGTTCCCTCCGGGATATGTTTTTTGTGGGGCTCATGATAGTGaccagcggctacatggtgtttgttctgcacagacaccaccggcaggtccggcACCTTCAGGGGCCCAGCCACCCTGCCAGGGCAATGCCCGAGGTCAGAGCGGccaagagagtaattgtcttcgtGACTCTCTATGTCATCCTCTACGGGCGACAGTCAATCATGCTGAGTGTTTTACTCACCCTGAAAGGTTATTCTCCTCTTCTGGTGAAGAGTCACATGGTGCTGTCATTCACCTTCTCCACCATCAGTCCGTTCCTGATAATTCACGGTGACCGGAGGATAAGAATGTTCCGGAAAAGGGAATCCCTAGTTTCTGACATGGAACCCTCATAG